In Terriglobales bacterium, a single genomic region encodes these proteins:
- a CDS encoding NUDIX domain-containing protein, translating into MAKTGREFSAGGVVVRQKDGQWWVAVIQPTGREAPKKKAGKSKAAQVPKPVLTLPKGLIDPGEKPEETAVREIREETGLEAERVIKLGNVKYVYMRSWGDGARVFKVVTYYLFRYLSGRIGNITPEMRHEVEQASWIPLQDAPKLLTYKGDREMARAALEYIEKTENFG; encoded by the coding sequence ATGGCCAAGACAGGACGAGAATTTTCTGCAGGTGGAGTAGTTGTAAGGCAAAAAGACGGGCAGTGGTGGGTGGCCGTCATTCAACCCACCGGCCGTGAGGCCCCGAAGAAAAAGGCTGGAAAGAGCAAGGCAGCGCAGGTTCCCAAGCCCGTGCTTACCCTTCCCAAGGGATTGATTGATCCCGGGGAGAAGCCGGAAGAAACCGCCGTGCGCGAGATTCGCGAAGAAACCGGCCTCGAAGCCGAGCGAGTGATCAAGCTCGGCAATGTGAAATACGTCTACATGCGCAGTTGGGGTGACGGCGCGCGTGTGTTCAAAGTCGTGACCTACTACCTGTTCCGCTATCTTTCCGGACGCATTGGAAACATCACGCCTGAAATGCGCCACGAGGTCGAGCAGGCCTCCTGGATTCCCCTGCAAGACGCCCCCAAGTTGCTTACCTACAAAGGCGACCGCGAGATGGCCCGTGCAGCGCTGGAATATATCGAGAAGACCGAGAATTTTGGATGA
- a CDS encoding isochorismate lyase: MDQVRLPEACGSLAEVRSEIDRIDRSIINAIGRRRLYVIAAAKFKTSPAAVAAPERFAAMLQMRRQWAEQDGLNPDVIEKMYRDLVTYFIAEELAHWSESSQSSS; encoded by the coding sequence ATGGACCAAGTGAGACTCCCCGAAGCGTGCGGATCCCTGGCCGAAGTCCGTAGCGAGATTGATCGCATTGATCGAAGCATCATCAACGCCATCGGCAGACGACGGCTCTACGTCATTGCAGCAGCAAAGTTCAAGACGAGCCCGGCTGCTGTGGCTGCTCCTGAGCGCTTTGCGGCAATGCTTCAGATGCGGCGGCAATGGGCAGAACAGGACGGCCTGAATCCGGATGTGATCGAAAAGATGTACCGTGACCTGGTTACTTATTTCATCGCGGAAGAGCTGGCTCACTGGAGTGAATCTTCGCAGTCGTCTTCCTGA
- a CDS encoding patatin-like phospholipase family protein, with the protein MKPFSKIARSLKSFKEVLSRRAGQVTDPTPPAPASLPRRPRIGIALGGGFARGMSHIGVLKVLEEEKIPIDYVAGTSVGAVIGAAYCSGLSAKEMAETAGLVRFKDFARWTISRFALCSTDRMQGFLERLLKVHSFEELRIPLAVAATDLTTGQGVVFKSGSLIDAVRASCAYPGMFMPVNLNGKLYVDGLLGYPVPAKPLREMGAERVISVHLAANWVSGKGPRHVFDVIGQCFSIAQERMSSFWKQHTDIMVEPNIGRFGYDEFQRSPEMIAIGEAATREIIPQIRAWLEGTEPEPQVQEQSAIKVSSAPALQTARLTAK; encoded by the coding sequence ATGAAGCCATTTTCCAAGATCGCGCGATCGCTGAAATCCTTCAAAGAAGTGCTTTCGCGGCGAGCGGGACAGGTGACTGACCCCACCCCGCCAGCACCAGCTTCGCTTCCCCGCAGACCCCGCATTGGCATAGCTCTGGGCGGAGGATTTGCCCGCGGCATGTCGCACATCGGCGTGCTCAAGGTGCTGGAAGAAGAGAAGATCCCTATTGACTACGTCGCTGGAACCAGTGTGGGCGCGGTAATCGGAGCTGCGTATTGCAGCGGCCTGAGCGCCAAGGAGATGGCAGAAACCGCAGGCCTCGTGCGCTTCAAAGATTTTGCCCGCTGGACCATCTCGCGTTTTGCCTTATGCTCCACTGACCGCATGCAGGGTTTTCTGGAGCGGCTGCTCAAAGTGCACAGCTTTGAAGAGCTGCGCATTCCGCTGGCGGTCGCGGCAACCGACCTCACAACCGGACAGGGCGTGGTCTTCAAGTCGGGTTCCCTGATTGACGCCGTGCGCGCAAGCTGTGCCTATCCCGGAATGTTCATGCCGGTAAACCTGAATGGAAAACTTTATGTGGATGGGCTGCTGGGATATCCAGTGCCCGCCAAGCCGTTACGGGAGATGGGCGCCGAGCGCGTGATCTCTGTGCATTTGGCGGCGAACTGGGTCTCAGGCAAAGGCCCACGGCATGTCTTCGACGTTATTGGCCAGTGCTTCTCTATCGCCCAGGAGAGAATGAGTTCTTTCTGGAAGCAGCATACCGATATCATGGTCGAGCCCAACATCGGCCGCTTCGGCTACGACGAATTTCAGCGCTCGCCGGAGATGATCGCCATCGGCGAGGCCGCAACCCGCGAGATCATTCCCCAGATACGCGCCTGGCTCGAGGGCACCGAGCCCGAACCACAGGTACAAGAGCAATCCGCCATCAAAGTCTCAAGCGCGCCTGCGCTGCAAACCGCCCGCTTAACGGCAAAATAG